The Pseudofrankia inefficax genome window below encodes:
- a CDS encoding class I SAM-dependent RNA methyltransferase: protein MAHDPAGPGGGRAGRRHARAVASAAEPERLVELEVGRVAHGGSCVARAEGRVVFVRHALPGERVRARVTDRSHDRYWRADAVEILEPSPDRVTPPCPHAGPRRAAGEAGPAPLGGCGGCDWQHATLVAQRHLKAQVVAEALRRQGGLSAHVAGEDEKDQTEAAGLAIAVEPLPGLGLGDGLGWRTRMRFAVTAAGEVGLRAHRSHEVLATPDCRIAHPLVVEAVAGRRFADAEAVEVAASVSSGRALARPTGRGPAASPRPAADGADQDLVERVRGREFQVDAGAFWQVHPAAAGTLVDAVLAALEPQPGERALDLYSGAGLFAAFLAERVGPDGQVIALESDSAAVASAARSMADLPWVSVRPVRVTAKTVQGAVGLAGRTGPGGLAGKTGPGGLAGRTGPGGLAGGAGADGGRAIDVAVLDPPRAGAGVDVLTALLGLRPRAVAYVACDPVALGRDLAVAVSCGYRVSDVRAFDLFPMTAHIECVARLVPAS, encoded by the coding sequence GTGGCCCACGACCCGGCCGGCCCCGGTGGCGGCAGGGCAGGCAGGCGGCACGCCCGCGCCGTCGCCTCCGCAGCCGAGCCCGAGAGGCTCGTCGAGCTCGAGGTGGGCCGGGTGGCCCACGGCGGGTCCTGCGTGGCACGGGCCGAAGGCCGGGTCGTGTTCGTCCGGCACGCGCTGCCCGGGGAGCGGGTGCGCGCCCGGGTCACCGACCGTTCGCATGACCGCTACTGGCGGGCCGACGCCGTCGAGATCCTGGAGCCCTCGCCCGACCGGGTGACGCCACCGTGCCCGCACGCCGGGCCGCGCCGCGCGGCGGGTGAAGCCGGCCCGGCGCCCCTGGGCGGCTGCGGCGGCTGCGACTGGCAGCACGCCACCCTGGTCGCCCAGCGCCACCTGAAGGCCCAGGTCGTCGCCGAGGCCCTGCGCCGCCAGGGCGGCCTGAGCGCCCACGTCGCCGGCGAAGACGAGAAGGACCAGACCGAGGCCGCCGGCCTCGCGATCGCCGTCGAGCCGCTGCCCGGGCTCGGGCTGGGCGACGGGCTCGGCTGGCGCACCCGGATGCGCTTCGCCGTCACGGCGGCGGGCGAGGTCGGCCTGCGGGCCCACCGCTCCCACGAGGTCCTGGCCACGCCCGACTGCCGGATCGCCCACCCGCTCGTCGTGGAGGCCGTCGCCGGGCGGCGCTTCGCGGACGCCGAGGCCGTCGAGGTCGCCGCGAGTGTCAGCTCGGGGCGGGCGCTCGCCCGGCCCACCGGCCGTGGGCCGGCCGCGAGCCCGCGGCCTGCGGCGGACGGGGCGGATCAGGACCTCGTCGAACGGGTGCGTGGCCGGGAGTTCCAGGTCGACGCTGGCGCCTTCTGGCAGGTGCACCCCGCGGCGGCGGGAACCCTCGTCGACGCGGTGCTGGCCGCCCTGGAGCCCCAGCCGGGGGAGCGCGCCCTGGACCTCTACTCCGGTGCCGGGCTGTTCGCCGCGTTCCTCGCCGAGCGCGTCGGCCCGGACGGCCAGGTGATCGCGCTGGAGTCCGATTCCGCCGCCGTCGCCTCGGCGGCGCGGAGCATGGCCGACCTGCCCTGGGTCTCCGTCCGCCCGGTCCGGGTCACCGCCAAGACCGTCCAGGGCGCTGTGGGCCTGGCGGGCAGGACCGGCCCGGGTGGCCTGGCGGGCAAAACCGGCCCGGGTGGACTGGCGGGCAGAACCGGCCCGGGTGGACTGGCGGGCGGAGCCGGAGCCGACGGTGGCCGCGCGATCGACGTGGCCGTGCTCGACCCGCCGCGCGCGGGTGCCGGCGTCGACGTGCTCACCGCGCTGCTGGGGCTGCGCCCGCGCGCCGTTGCCTACGTGGCCTGCGACCCGGTCGCGCTCGGCCGGGACCTCGCTGTCGCGGTGTCCTGCGGCTACCGGGTCAGCGACGTGCGCGCGTTCGACCTCTTCCCGATGACGGCCCACATCGAGTGCGTCGCCCGGCTCGTGCCGGCGAGCTGA
- a CDS encoding APC family permease, whose amino-acid sequence MALTDWLKRGFVGRPLDNSQLGETLLPKRVALPVFASDALSSVSYATEEILLVLSLGGLAFYHFTPWIALVVVLLMLTVVASYRQNVHAYPSGGGDYEVATTNLGDSAGLTVASALLVDYVLTVAVSVSAGVANLTSAVTSFAPHRVLIAVVLIVLLTMMNLRGVRESGTAFSIPTYGFILGVFVMIAIGVVKILLGHTPRAESASYHVAASGHYSGVALAFLALRAFSSGCTALTGVEAISNGVPAFRKPKSKNAATTLLLMGVIAALMFGGVTLLAMVSHVRVASDPSKLIGAHGDQPTVIAQVAASVFGHGSIGFVYIATVTALILVLAANTAFNGFPVLGSILARDGYLPRQLHTRGDRLAYSNGILLLAGFATLLVVVFKAETTRLIQLYIVGVFVSFTLSQTGMVRHWQRILRSQQGEAATQPGRRVIRRRQTINFFGGCMTGLVLILVLATKFVHGAFIVVIAMPLIFMLMKFIRRHYDRVATELRAEPGAPLLPSRVHAVVLVSKIHKPALRALAYAKATRPFSLVALTAAVDQADAERLRDEWHERGISIDLVTLASPYREISGPVLKYVAEIRRESPRDVVAVFLPEYVVGHWWEHLLHNQSALRLKARLLFQPGVMVTSVPWQLESSNRAGDRPEREGAGAVRGGWAGPRSSVAVSVGLPAGPAASAPTPNGPAGTPPPVASAPPPVASGQGDEPKG is encoded by the coding sequence TTCCCTTGGCGGCCTGGCGTTCTACCACTTCACGCCGTGGATCGCCCTCGTCGTCGTGCTCCTGATGCTGACGGTCGTCGCGAGCTACCGGCAGAACGTGCACGCCTACCCGAGCGGTGGCGGCGACTACGAGGTGGCGACGACCAACCTGGGCGACTCCGCCGGCCTCACGGTCGCGAGCGCCCTGCTGGTCGACTACGTGCTGACGGTGGCGGTGTCCGTCTCGGCCGGTGTCGCGAACCTGACCTCGGCGGTCACCAGCTTCGCGCCGCACCGGGTGCTGATCGCGGTCGTGCTGATCGTGCTGTTGACCATGATGAACCTGCGCGGGGTCCGTGAGTCCGGGACGGCGTTCTCGATCCCGACCTACGGCTTCATCCTCGGCGTCTTCGTAATGATCGCCATTGGTGTGGTGAAGATTCTGCTCGGCCACACGCCGCGGGCCGAGAGCGCTTCGTATCACGTCGCCGCGTCTGGTCACTACTCCGGTGTAGCACTTGCCTTCCTCGCGCTGCGAGCGTTCTCCTCCGGCTGTACGGCGCTCACCGGGGTCGAGGCAATCAGCAATGGCGTGCCGGCGTTCCGCAAGCCCAAGAGCAAGAACGCGGCGACCACGCTGCTCCTGATGGGTGTCATCGCGGCGCTGATGTTCGGCGGCGTCACGTTGCTCGCGATGGTCAGCCATGTGCGGGTCGCGTCGGACCCGAGCAAACTGATCGGCGCGCACGGCGACCAGCCGACCGTCATCGCCCAGGTCGCGGCGAGCGTGTTCGGGCACGGCTCGATCGGGTTCGTCTACATCGCCACCGTGACCGCGCTGATCCTCGTGCTGGCCGCGAACACCGCGTTCAACGGCTTCCCGGTGCTCGGGTCGATCCTCGCCCGCGACGGCTACCTGCCCCGCCAGCTGCACACCCGCGGCGACCGGCTGGCGTACTCCAACGGCATCCTGCTGCTGGCCGGCTTCGCCACCCTGCTGGTCGTCGTGTTCAAGGCGGAGACGACCCGGCTGATCCAGCTCTACATCGTCGGAGTGTTCGTCTCGTTCACCCTCAGCCAGACCGGCATGGTCCGCCACTGGCAGCGCATCCTGCGGTCCCAGCAGGGCGAGGCGGCCACCCAGCCGGGCCGCCGCGTCATCCGCCGCCGCCAGACGATCAACTTCTTCGGCGGCTGCATGACCGGCCTGGTGCTGATCCTGGTGCTGGCGACCAAGTTCGTGCACGGCGCCTTCATCGTCGTCATCGCGATGCCGTTGATCTTCATGCTGATGAAGTTCATCCGCCGCCACTACGACCGGGTCGCCACGGAGCTGCGGGCCGAGCCCGGCGCGCCGCTGCTGCCGTCCCGGGTGCACGCCGTCGTCCTGGTCAGCAAGATCCACAAGCCGGCCCTGCGCGCGCTCGCCTACGCCAAGGCGACCCGGCCGTTCAGCCTGGTCGCGCTGACCGCCGCGGTCGACCAGGCCGACGCCGAGCGGCTGCGCGACGAATGGCACGAGCGCGGCATCAGCATCGACCTCGTGACGCTGGCCTCGCCCTACCGGGAGATCAGCGGCCCGGTGCTCAAGTACGTCGCCGAGATCCGTCGGGAGAGCCCGCGCGACGTCGTGGCGGTCTTCCTGCCCGAGTACGTCGTCGGCCACTGGTGGGAGCACCTGCTGCACAACCAGAGCGCGTTGCGGCTCAAGGCCAGGCTGCTCTTCCAGCCGGGTGTCATGGTGACGAGCGTGCCCTGGCAGCTGGAGTCCTCGAACCGGGCCGGCGACCGGCCGGAGCGGGAAGGCGCCGGCGCGGTCCGCGGTGGCTGGGCCGGCCCGCGCAGCTCGGTGGCCGTGAGCGTCGGCCTGCCTGCCGGGCCGGCCGCGTCCGCGCCGACGCCCAACGGCCCCGCCGGCACCCCACCGCCCGTCGCCTCCGCCCCGCCGCCCGTCGCCTCTGGCCAGGGCGACGAGCCGAAGGGCTAG